CTGGACTTAAGCAACGTTAAATATACCGATTCATCCGGACTTAGCTCTATTTTAATTGCCAACCGTTTGTGCAACTCCGCCAATGGTTTGTTAATTTTAGCTGGTTTGCAGGACCACGTAATGAAGTTGATCACTATTTCTAAACTGGAAACAGTTTTAAATATTTTGCCAACCGTGGAAGAAGCCATTGACCGGGTATTTTTGCACGAGAT
The sequence above is a segment of the Adhaeribacter swui genome. Coding sequences within it:
- a CDS encoding STAS domain-containing protein → MKYTIDKKENYTIITIDEKKLDTTIAPDLKSEFVKLNAEGITNLILDLSNVKYTDSSGLSSILIANRLCNSANGLLILAGLQDHVMKLITISKLETVLNILPTVEEAIDRVFLHEIERDLTNKEE